The nucleotide window TGCTTCGGGTGAAACAGAGGTCCTCGCTACTATCTCTGATCTCAATGTTCCACCGGCGTACATGCACAGTTTCTTCCTCACAGAAAACCACGTCGTGATATGCATACCAGCATCGCACTACGCATGGAGAGGACTGAAGACACAATGGGAGGGAAATATCATCGATTCAATGAAACCATTCGATAAAGAGAGGAAATGCAAgtggcttgttgttgatcgACGACATGGAAAGGGGCTTGTCGCTACTTTCTCGACACCCgctgctttcttcttccacagCATCAATGCGTTTGAGGAAAAGGTTaaagatgaggatggtgcTGAACGGACAGACCTCTTCTTTGATATGGCCAAGTATGAAAACATGGACATCATCAAGGGGTTCTACTACGACGTTCTTATGGATCGCGACGATGCTACAAAGAAATACTGGTTCAAGAATGACCGGTACAAGAATTGCGCACCAACTCTCACAAGATACCGCTTCAGACTGCCTCCGAAACCAACACCAGATACAACATTCTCCGCTAGTGCAGAAGAAGTCCTCGCCATCCCAAGCCCGCACGCAGGCGAGCTCCCAACTATTCACCCGCTTCGCAACGGCAAACCCTATCGCTACGTCTACAGCGCCTCACTGCGCGGCCTAACAACCTCAGTCGACGCTCTGGTAAAGACAGACTTAGATACCAGTGAAGCGTTCATATGGACGGGACCTGAAGGGCATACCCCTGGCGAGCCGGTCTTTGTGCCAAGGCCTGGAGCggtggaagaagatgatggtatCATCTTTAGTCTGGTTGTCGATGGAGTTAATGAGACTGCATATATACTGTGCTTGAATGGCAAGACTATGGAGGAAATGGGTAGGGCACAGGCTGACTTTGCGATTGGACAGGGATTTCATGGCATTCATTTGCCAGCTGCTTAGTCGAGGGTTGTGAATCGAGCGATGCATGCATATAGATAGACATGGGTTTACCAAGAGCGAACGTTTAATCTGATAGACAGAAACTATTCCCCTAAGCAAATCATAGTACGCTGATGTGATCAAGAACTGCCTTGGCCTCGAATCGTGTTGTTCACCTCAAATCCGCACTTACACCACCCATACACAGCCCCCAAATCCTCACCAACGCAAAATTCGATACGAAAACCCCCACAGGCACTCAATTTCCCTCTCCCAAACCCTCGGAACCCAATATCTCAATTCGATCGAGCTACCCCGCGAAATGCAACGGTGGCTTTACTTTTTTGGTGGAAAATGGCCTGATGCTGACGCGCTACGGAGGATTTCTTTGAGCAGAACTGGACCTTGCATGAGTTGCAGCAGGGATAAGAAGATCTGTTGTCTAAATTTCTTTCTTGAATGTGGATCTGGTGTAGTATAATGCA belongs to Fusarium oxysporum Fo47 chromosome V, complete sequence and includes:
- a CDS encoding carotenoid oxygenase, whose amino-acid sequence is MPNMALNGPGVYHRTREHEQEDASNITKNILAQSWKSWPNEAAFDRLEEHRGPLRLTVRGTFPPWAAGSLYRTGPGQSRVEDTARGTHFTTHWFDGFAQTHRFDIIPSEDDETQVWYSSRRQADEWIADVKKKGWRSGMTFGQKADPCVGIFAKVMTVFGPKLGNHNVALLANVPGVPEDEKTEVSNGVTGPLGHRVNTSNLFVSTDYTGIRRIDPSTLQPLGETTQYDLHPSLSGPCSCSHAQRDPDSGDLFNFNLAFGRVPTYRIFRVDAASGETEVLATISDLNVPPAYMHSFFLTENHVVICIPASHYAWRGLKTQWEGNIIDSMKPFDKERKCKWLVVDRRHGKGLVATFSTPAAFFFHSINAFEEKVKDEDGAERTDLFFDMAKYENMDIIKGFYYDVLMDRDDATKKYWFKNDRYKNCAPTLTRYRFRLPPKPTPDTTFSASAEEVLAIPSPHAGELPTIHPLRNGKPYRYVYSASLRGLTTSVDALVKTDLDTSEAFIWTGPEGHTPGEPVFVPRPGAVEEDDGIIFSLVVDGVNETAYILCLNGKTMEEMGRAQADFAIGQGFHGIHLPAA